ttaaaagatttcatataaatatactaGGTGTCATACACATATTTTGTTTAGAAagcaaggaagaagagaaaaaagggggaaagagaaagggaagaaatttaTGAAATCAGAAGTGATAATAAACCACTCAAATTTCAAATCTTCATGTGACTAATATAAGAGCAAGACAGACACTAAGGAGCTGCTTCTGGGAGGAGTAATATTTCAGGACAGTTTGAATCACTtccattattgctttaaataagtttattattttgtaaGCTCAATTAGTAAGTTAagcattattttaagaaaattttttctgtttaagTAATgatattattagaattaatagaATATGTAGTAGCAGTCAGGAAAGACAATACAAGATGTAATCTGTGAACTAGAAATCTACCAATTATTTATATACACCCTTGAGATCTAGTTGCAAAAGTGAATAAGGAATATATTACAATAATTAAGTTTCAAAAGCCATAGGTGAGGCTATGACTtctggccatcattaaaaaaaaatggtatcagACTTATCCTTCTATGGTAAAcaactattaaaatataacagGCAACTGTTTTCATGCATTAGCCAACAGATAGTAAAGAACTGCAAAGTGACTTTTTAAGTTCTGCCCATAATTTGAGTGCCTGCCAGAACAAATCTCAACACcgtttaaaagaaaacaacataatCCAGACACTCTAAAATGTAGAGCATACAATAAAAATTACTGAATgtgtgaagaaacagaaaaatgtgacccataaacaaaaaattttttaaatagcaaatagAAACAGATGTTCCACATGTTAGAATTAGCTGACAAAAACTATAAAGTAATATATCAATTACCTATTTCAGAACAGCATATTATACTataacttagtggcttaaaacaacaagttATTACCCGCATAGTTTCTGTGCATCAGGAGTTTGGGAGCAGTTTAGCTAGAAAATTCTAGTTTAGggtctgtgatggttaattttatgtgtcaaaatGGTGCCCAGCCATAGTGCCCAGATATCtgttcaaacattattctagatgtttctgtgagggtgtctttggatgagattaatatgTAAGTTGCTGGACTCTTAGTACAGCAGACTGtgctccataatgtgggtgggcctcaatCTATCATCTgaaggcctgaacagaacaaaagaggTCCCCAGAGCAAGAGAGAATTCTGTCAGCAGATGGCCTTCAGACAAAAAGGTTTAATCCTTTTTATGATCTAGCCTTGGAAGTCATAtggcatcacttctgccatattcttttccttagaaGCAAATCACTAAGTCCAATCCATTTTCAAGAGGAGGGGAATTAAGCTCCACCTTTTGGagagaaacatctcaaagaattaaaggaaaatatacacaaaatcaaTGATCAGATGAGGAATCCCAGTAAAGcaacagaaactataaaaaaaaaaaaaaaacccagaaatgctAGATTTGCAAAATGTCAAtacatctgaaatgaaaaattcactggacAGGATTAAAAGCAGATTGGCGATGGCAGAAGAAAACAGTGTCAGTGAACATGAAGACAAGTGAACAGAAACTACCAACctgaggaatagaaagaaaaaagattgaaaaaaaatttaacagagtCCCGGTGATCTGTGCAGCAATATCAGAAAGTCCAACACACATGCtggataaataaaaggaaaaccccACAGAAGTACATCacagtcaaactgctgaaaaacaatgataaatagAATATCTAAAAAGTCAACTGTAGAGGACAAACACTCAAGAAAATACCAGCTTGTTTTCTATAGTTAAACATATACTCacaggtatttatccaagagaaatgaaaacatatgtctacacaaagaactgaacatgaatgtttatagcaactttactTATAACAGTCCCAAACTAGAAATcatctaaatatccatcaataagaGAATAGATAAATAATCTGTGCATGGTCatataacagaatactactcaccaataaaaaacaacaacatcgatgaatctcaaaataatcatgctgagtgaaaaaagccagtcacaaaataatACCTACTGTATGATcctatttatgtgaaattcaaaataatctatagtgacaaaaatcagatcagtggttgcctgaggtGGGAAGTGTTttggggagagaggaatggaCTGCAAAGGGGCACAAGAAATCCTTTCAGGATGAAAGATATGCTCTGCATCTTGATTGTGGTATGTTTCATGGCTGTATGCAATtgtcaaactcatcaaattttaTGTGGATAAAGCTTATTATATATAagttattcctcaataaagctgaattttaaaaaataaccagagGGAAAAAGATATATTACATACAATGATCGGAATGGCAGCTGACCTCACATGAAAAAcacaatggaggccagaagatTACAGAATGATATCTTTATAagcactgagggaaaaaaaccaaaacaaaaaacaaacaaaaagccctctTCCAACCCAGAATTATTTATCAGTCAAAAACAGCCTTCAGAAATaagagtgaaataaagacatttcagaaaacaaaaactgaatttgATGCTAGCAGACCTTAACTACTAAATGAAGTTCTTTAGACAAATGAGAGATGGACCCAGCTGGAAACTTGAACCTTAAAGAAGGAAAGCAGAGCAGTGGATGGTAAATATGTAGGTAAATAGAAAAGACTACTATTTGTGCTCCTCTTAATTTAAGTTTGAACTGACAATTTAAGCCCCATTATATGTTTGGATTTACAATGTATGCAGATGTAAAATACATGACAAAATAGCACAAAGGCTGGGGGAGGCAAATGGTTCTTACATTTTACATGAAGTGGTACAATATTAGCTCTACAGTGACTGTAATAAGTTACAGATGCATATTGTAAATCCCTAGAGTAACTGCTAAAAAATATACAGTTAAGTATAGCTAAAAGCcaataaggaaattaaaatggatACTAAAAAATAGTCgactattaaaagaaattaagaaaggagGTACAgagtaacaaacaaacaaaagggacaaatagcaaaatggcagacttaaacataaccatatcaataattacattacatTTCAATGGAcaaaatattccaattaaaaagcaaagataaactaTACAAATAGTAAGACccaattatatgctgtctacaagaactGCACTGCAAATACAAACACGTACAAGGTGAAAATTAAAGGAAGGAAGCAGAtatatatatcatgcaaacagtaGCAAAAGAAAGATGGTGAGGCTACATTAATATCAAAGTAAACATCAAGTCAAAGGATTTAATCAGAGATGAAGAGATGTTTCATAAAGGTAGAAggatcaagaagatataataatgatAACTGTTTATGTACCTAATGACAGAACTTCAAACTGCATGAAGCAAAAATTTACagaattaaagtgaaaaataaacaaattcacaaTCATACTTAGAGTTTAACCACCcactctcaataattgatagaaaaaACCAGAGCAAAAAATCATTAAGGATCTAGAAGATTTAAACAATACTATCACAACAACTTGATCTAACTTACATTTATGGAATATTGTCTCAACAAGTACAGAATAAACATTCTATTCAACTGCAGCTGAAACATTCAGCAAGATACACTATATGCTGAATCATAAAAtctcaacaaaattcaaaaattgacATCTTACGGAGTAGTTCCTAATTatagtggaattaaattagaaatcaacaacaacaagacATCcagaaaatcctcaaatatttggataCTAAAccacatacttctttttttttcagccttgcctcatggcttgtgggatcttagctctccaaccagggattgaacccgggccctcagcagtgagaggacggagtcctaaccactggaccaccagggaattccctgaaccacatacttctaaataactcaagagtcaaagataaaaagaaaaagaaaaattttttaatatttctaattgaatagtaaagaaaatataacaaaatttgtgggatgaAGCCAAAGCAGTGCTTTAAGAGAAATACAaccttaaatgtttatattaaaaaaaaagaaaaaaggtttaaaaaatcaaCAGTCTAAGTTTCTAACttcataaaaaaagagaaaattaaactcaGGAGTATAAGGGAGAAATAAGAAGagataaaatcaatgaaatacaaaacagaaCATTAACAAAGCaagaagttggttctttgaaaagattaataacacTGATAAATGTCTAGCAAGAATGATCAAGAACAACAGGGATAAAACACAAATTACCTCTTCTGGGAATGAAAATTGAGCCATTATTATAGATCATACAGACGAAACAGAAAATAAGGTGTGTGGATTTGTACTGTGTCAACTTCAGTGAAGCTAGAATTTCACTTCTCAGAATTCTCTTCATTACATAGTTCTGGGTTAGTGGGGACCACATCAGTCATTATGGACGAGATGTGAAAGGCAGAACTGAAATCAACTCAGGAAGTTAGTTCAGGGCATGAAGAGCATTTGCAGCTGAGGCCCATTTCACACttactagaatgactaaaattaaaatactggcgataccaaatgttggcaaaaATGTGGAAGTAttggaattctcattcattgatGGTGAGGGTATAAAATGGTACATCCACTTAGGAAAATGGTTTGAGCATTATGAAGTTAAACACATACCTACCCTATGATCCACCTATTCTCTTCTTATCTAtattacccaaaagaattgaaaacattcATCTATAAAAAGATCTATACAAAAGTATTTATagcttcattcataatagccaaaaactagaaataactcaaatgtccatcagaaagagaataaacaaACTGTCATGTAGTCACACCAcaaataaactactgatacacgtaaccacatggatgaatttcagaaACATGATGTTGTGTGGAAGTAACCAGACGCACAAGAGTACATTTGTCATGGTCCCATTATATGAAGTTTAATAATAGGTgaaactaatctatggtgttaAAAATCAGGAAGGTGAATGACTGTTCGGGGTTTGCATCAACTGGCAGGGGCACAGAGAAACCTTCTGAGGCGAAAGAAATGTCCACATCTTGAGTAGGGTACTGATTAAACAAGAgtattcatttgtcaaaactcatcaaactatacACTTCAGATTTGTACATTTCACACTGTATGTACATTTTAtctcaatataaaaagaaaaaactcactgATGAAAATGTCAACATTcatcaacagaatgaaatatttttttcaaagcagcATACTTCAAAAAAGATCCCaagagaactttatttttaatcactgaagtttttttcattataaaatgtttttaaattttcacattCTTATCAACGTACATTGTTTTTTGTAGTACAGGGACACATAAGTATCACGTAAGTTTTAATGAAGACTcaagtttaaaagtaaaacttagggacttcccttggtggcgcagtggttaagaatccgcctgccaatgcaagggacatggggttcgatccctggtcggggaagatcccacatgccgtagaacagctaagcccgtgcaccacactactgagcctgcgctctatagagcccatgagccacaactactgagcccgcatgccacaactactgagcccacacgccacaactactaaagcctgtgcgctctagggcccacgtcccacaactactgagcccgtgtgctgcaactactgaagcccaagcacctagagcctgtgctccacaacgagagaagccaccataatgagaagcccgcacaccacaacgaagagtagctcccacttgccacaactagagaaagcctgcgcgcagcaacaaagacccaacgcagccaaaaaaataaattaattaaaaataaataaataaataaaagtaaaacttagATGTCTTATCAGCTTATTAACACAACCACTCCTCTGAATGTAAGAAACTTCAGCAGAGTACTGCGGTCTCTGTTTTGATAAATAACAAATGGGTTTTGTGATGCTATAAACTTCTTTAAGCAGAATGCCAAGGGAATAAAgacttagagaaatagaaaaatgtaacaGAGAGTAAAAGAAAGATCAAAATATAGTAAAAGGAAGGCATCATACCTGTTGGGAGAggtatatatatccttttttctaATCTCCTTCGCAATGCTTCATCAATGTCCCATGGGAAATTAGTAGCAGCCAATACCATAACCATTTTGGAAGGATCGTCATTCTCTAAAGCTCCTCCAACTCCTATATACAGTAAGGGGGAAAGAAGAGTGTTTTTCTTACAgtcctttattctttcattcaactaACATTTCTAAGCATCAGCCACAGGCTTGGTGGTAGGCTCAATGACGAACATGATGCAGTTCTGACCTCTGGATGGTGTCAGAACCAGACAAATGAACAGATAACTATAGAACAAACACAACACAGTCACTCCTTTCTCTCATATTATACTTTAACAGAAATTAAGATGGTTAACTCATTGAGGGAAGGAACTCCTGGTActacattattttatgtatcttatAGTGCCTGGCAATGTATGCAACACACGTTTTAAGTATTCAATTAGTATCTATGGTTGGTGGATAACCACAgctattttaaaacaatgcactgtggatatacatatatatatacatatatatatatatatgtatatatatataaataaatatatactttctttttaacaCACTTTATGTTTTCTCATAATTTGCCTAAATAGCCTCCTATTCACCATACAACTACCAGAGTGATACATCTCTAAAAAGTAGCTCTGGGCCCATCACTCTCTTCCTCCAATGGCTCCCCAaagccttttcttctttgtctgaATGACTTCTACCAATATTTCAAAGCCCAAGTCGGCTATTCCCTTCTATGACTCCCTTAGTCCGGATGGTACCTCTTGTACTGTGTTTTCACTACACCCAGAGTTTAGTGCTACCACAGAATTCATAATGTATCGTAACCGTCTGTGAAGTGCCTGCTTCTcaactagatcagtggttctcaaacattttggtcCCAGAATCCTTTTTATACCCTTAAAGACTACTGAGCTCCAAAGAGCTTTTGTGTGCATGTAGTAtatcaacatttattattaaaaattaaaaatgagacttgtgagagaatgaaagtgaaaaaggtAAATAACATCTTGATATTACTATGAAAATAGTTTGGCCTTTGCACACCTTTTAAAAGAGTCTTAAAGACCCCTGGGACCCTGAGCCACAACTCTAAAGGCTTTGCTCTAAAtagtaagctccttgaaggccaTATCAGTCCTTTTCTTTGTAACCTCAGAACCTGAGATGGTGCAAGTAAGCAACAGATGCTTTCTGAGTGCATGAGCAAATGCACAAGTGCGTGGACGAACAAATGATTACAAATACATTCAGGCTGCCTTCTAGTCCAGTCGTTGAGAATTTCCAAAGTATGAATCTACACACAATTCAAAAAGGAACCAGAACAGTTTAGAGACAGTAATTAAATATCAATTACCATCCATCTGAATGAGCAGCTCAGACTTGACCCTGCGACTTGCCTCATGCTCATCAGAGGTCCCTCTTCGACTGCAGATAGAATCTATCTCATCAATGAAGATGGTGGTGGGGGCATAAAACCTAGCCTTTGTGAAAACAGTTTAAAGACATCATTTAGTGACCTCCTGAAATAATCTgaagtttttaaaagacatttcctCCGACCAAAACAATGGTGAAAAAGCGCAGAAATTTCTCACTGCTTTAATGCCATCACTTGCTTATAGACAGAGGTTAAATTAATCAGTCATATCAGACACAGGAAAATTTCTAAACATAAAAGATAAGTTATATGGTTGGTGAAGTCAGGTGACAGATACACGAGGATCCACGGTActgttctttctacttttgtgtttgaaaatttccataatacaAAAAGTTTCTAAAGATAAATCACCAATCTATCCTCAAATATGCAATCTTAAGTAACTACTGCAAACTACtttgaaaaaggaacaaactttaATGATAGATCAATTTCTAATTGATTTGCAAAATGTATGTTAAAACATACTTCTGCTCACCAGCTCATGAGAGATCCAGAAATGTCAGTCAAACCACACACACTTCCAAAGTCTCTTCTACCCTCACTGGACGGGATGCCAAAGGGCTTTTACCTCAGAGAGGAAGGTACGCTGAAGACATATCAAGCACGCCACAAAACACACCGCCCCGTGTCTTATTAGTGTATCAAGAACTGTGAAACTACAAGTACACTTGCCCTTTCTTAAAAAGATCCCTGGGTGAACGGATCTAGATTAGAGGGATACCATGTGCTTACACAAACAGTGCTTTGAAATCCGAATATAACATCACTCACCATTTCAAACAACAGACGAACTAACTTCTCAGATTCCCCTCTGTACTTCGACGTCAGCGTGGAAGAGGAGACGTTGAAGAATGTTGTGCCACACTCAGTGGCGACAGCTTTAGCCAGCATGGTCTTTCCAGTGCCTGGGGGCCCGGCCATCAGCACACCCTGAAATTCCAAAGGACACACGAAATGATTTACCAGATTAAAGTGCTTTCTTATAAAATATCAGCAACTATTAATGTACACGAAACTCTTCCCATCAAAAGATAAGCTCAACTGTCACAGTAAAATCATGGTGCATTTGGCATGAATATCATttcatagaaaaaacaaaaatgaagaatgatTTCACAAAATGTCTCAAATCAGAGGTACTCAGAGATGGGCTAACAAAGGGCCTAGACAACAAGGAATCTCCTGGCACATTTAGAAAGGACCCACCGAGTTTACTGAACCTGGCAGAAGACACATATGTGTGGTCTTGAGCACCGCTTAAGAGTGACTGCTCTgtttcagcaatgaaaagaagaTGACATTTTCTACCACATGGAGCAGAATTATATATCCCTCGCCCTCCTAAGGTACAAAAGCTATCTTCAACAACACACTTACAATGTACACTTTCAATCAGAAATAAagatccattcatcagttaataaATAAGGTAGCTAAAATCTAGTGGTGATTCAAACATAATCAAATTAGCTAGCCTTTTATCAGTTTAACTGTGCTAGGCAGTTAAGAGTTTACATAAAATAGTGTCAGTAATGAAAAAGCCACTAAATATAACATagactaaaatataaattttagttaCTTCTCACCtttgaaatgaacagaaaaatgttccataaaaataaatcaatgaggAGTAAAAATTATCCAAGAACACCAATCCTCTAGTCTTGAAGACTAAcggatttttaaatacatattattttcttctaacacTTTTAATGAGAGTTCAGATATATAGTTAACACTACATTTCTTTTGCATAATAGTTCATGATCTTAAGAGGAATTTGGAGCCATTtgttaatttaattcaataagCTTTTGGGGATTTAAACTTTGAAAACTATGTGCATATCAGAGTTTCATAAACTCTAAATTCAGAAACTGTCCAAATGCTCTTCTAGCTATAGAATTTTGATACCCAGGACAACCAGGGATCACTAGGATTTGAAACACTAGTTTTACAAGAAACATTTGTGCTTTGCAAGAAGCCTTTATACATGAGATtgatattttgaaaactgtaaagacaACTAATGGTATTGGCACAGCTATAGAAAAGTTCCTATTTCTCTTTCCACCATCCCCTCTCAATGCCCTCTCAGTTCCCGTAATGTCATTAACGTGGTCACGTCCAGCAGGAGATAATTTCCAGGGTTAGCATCTGTGTGCAGACACAGCTCATAGATACAGTACAGCGTTTATAAATTTCCCCTCCTCATGACATTACCCTGTCAATTATCTCCTCTATTTCCTGTATCTCCTCCTGTGTTGgctctatttattttaaaaataaaatccttcacTTGACCCTACAAATCCTCTGGCGGCTATCtacctcttccttccccttcccagccAACCTTCTTAAAGAAATGGTTTACGTTTACTATTTGTTCTTCACAAGCTACAGTCTGACTTCTGCCACTACTCCTTCACTAAAAATACCTAATTTACTAATCCAATGgtcactttcctttccttttctgttttgagttttacgtattttttttttggctgcgccactgCGCAGTacgcgggatcctagttccctgaccagggatcgaacccgcacccaccgattggaagcacggagtcttaaccattggatctccagggaagtcccaaccaatGGTCACTTTTCAACTCACAGCTTCTTTCCGTCTCTCGGACCTTTGATGGTGCCGATACCTGGTGTTCATTCCCTCCTCCCTGAAACCCTTTCTCCCTAGGTTGGTTCTATGACACGGTTCTTTCCTGACGCTTCTCCTACTCATGACCATCTTCAGTGGCTTTCAGGTCTCCTCTTCCCCCTGCCCTTTACATTCCCAAAGCAATTCTAAATCTTCTGCTCTTTTGAAAACCCTTTATAAAACCCCTTGAACAATTTCATCCATACCCAAATTATCAACCACCACTTAtatctcaaaattttaatttaaacttaaactCTAGCCCAAGCTCCAGACCTCTATTTCCAATTACCCACTGAGTTTTCACCGAactatattttgtttctatttaaacCTGCTCCTCTCCTCAATTTCCAGTATCAGTTCACTGTATCCTGCTTAATGAAGAATTTGGCTGCCCTTTTCCCTAGTTCCTGGGAGGCAGACTctaaacctttggaatttcccaAGTGACAGGAGTGCCTTTGTTGTTCATGTTGGGCCCTGAAATTTTAGGCTAATGAGGTGGCTCATGGTGGGTCCCTATATAgattatgctaatgagatgactcaggatgggggctggcctTGCCTGAaaaaccaaccatgtgattagcaGGCTGGGGCTCTGAGCCATGTGATATCAACCAGAcctctggggagagaagggagactgGAGACTGAGACATATGGGCAACAATTCAATCAATTATGAGTATGCAGCGAAACCccagtaaaaactctggacactgaaGCCTGAGTGAGCCTCCCTGTTGGCAGTACTGTTCGCACTGTCACACATCCACGCGCTAGCTAGGCGGGTAAAGCATCCTGCTTGCAAGGGAAAGGACAACAGAAGCTACACTTTCAGCATCCTCCCAGATCTCACCCTACGCATTTCTTCCTTTGGCTAGTTCTGATTTGCCTCCTTTTGCTATAACAAAAACCACAATCGGAAGTACAATGCTTTCctaagttctgtgagtcattctagagaattatcaaacctgagggtgCAGTGAGAACCCCCAAATTTACAGCCAGCTGTCAGAGTGAGGGTGACCTGGGGACCCCCAAATTTGTggttggcatctgaagtgagggcagtcttgtggaaaACTAACCTCAACCTGTGAAGTTTGGTCCAATTTTGGGTAGTTGGTATCTGAGCAACTGCATACTCCTTCAATTCAAGCCTGGAATCTAAGAGTCATACAACTTGTTCCTCTCCCTACCCCTATAAACCATCACGTCATAATGTTATCACTTATACCTTTTAAATATCTCTCACAAATCCACTCATTCTTCATTGGCCAAATAACGAATGCCTTTGTCCAGGTCCTCATCGTTTGGCTAGACTATTGCAACAGCCTCCTGACCAGACTCCTCTCTGTATCCATCTGCGCCCATCTCCAATCCAGCCTGCATACTGCTGCCAAGGTGATCGTCATACATTTGCAAATTACCCTCTTGCTAAAAGTTTACAGGGCTCGTCATGATACGTAGGTTATACCTACCATTCTAGCTGTTTTAAAACTCCTTTAAATACCTATTTTATCAAggccttattatttattttaaacattgtttttaaagttataataaagGGGAAATTTATGGTAATATGGTCCCCAAATTAGGTAAATCTATAACAAACAGTctataaaagtttttaagttgTGAGAGGCAATCAAAATGCCATGGGTGTTCCAAGCCATTTATGTAAACGCACAATTTCTCCTCCTCTCTACTTTCAGGCACATCGAACAAGGAAGAGGTACTGTGAAGGTAAACGACCTTCCCAGCTAATTCAGAAGGGCAAAGTAAGATCATGCTTTTATTTCACTCTACCAGTCAGAGTAAAGAAAGACTCTGCCTATGGCTAAGACCAAAAAAAGTTCCAGGCAGCAGCTGTTGGAAGggtttttaatatgttaaaatgaaaacactgaactTAGGAGGAACTAGTCCTGGGCAAGCTAGAAAGATATAAACATTCTGATTACATCTGAGAATTACACCAAGCCTAGATGAAGTGATCAAACTAATTAATTACTGAGAAATATGCcggtttttaaaaagataatttatttgatCAAACACTTATTCTATGACTATGCACTATTACTATTTAATTTGCTTGCTaactttttatttacaaaaacagacatctagaaaattcttaaaactcaTCTCTAGCTCAGCGCCCCTGAGGGAAGTGACTTTAAAGACTACAGTTCCAACACTCCAGGCCCCTCTCCCGCCAGGCAGAGGCAGCATATCTCAACTACAAATCCAAATCCAGGTATCTGAGGTATGCCCAACCTCCCCCAACCTTTACAAACTGTGTtaataaatacacaaagaaaCTACAGTGCTGGCTTTCTTTACCATGCAAGCAGCAGTTTTATACctatattatttcaataaattctCACCTTCCATGGCCTTCTAATCCCTTTGAAAAAGTCAGGCATCCACATGGGAAGAACAACAGCTTCCCTTAGCAACCTCTTAGCTTCTTCCAGATCTGCTATGTCATCCCTTTGTAAGAAGAGCAAAGTTTCATGCTTATTCAGGGACACCTTTGATTTATGATCAAtactaattgttttaattttttttaattatgaaatttttcttacattaagaacattattctaatttttactGTATAAAATGATCAGTGAAAACATATTGCAATTATAAATTAGGACATGTTATTCAATTAACAACCTTTGTCAGTTATGTCAACATCAAATTAGTATGAAAATGTCTTGGTTATATTCTGGAAGAAGAACTGTCCTACCAATTCTGCACACTCATATTACGGATGAAGTCATAATcaggagatgaatggataacaagACAAGACTCACACCAAGCCAACCTACAATTTGTTTTCTCCACTACTGTAATTCAAGAACTTAACAGACTAACCAGTGAATGCTAGGATTCCTAGAGACGATGTCTCTCTCAAGGGCTTCCACCAGATCCTTATCATATGCAGCACCATCAAATTTGGGAATTTCACCATCACTTGCACCGTCTTGCATATTTTTCCTTCCCTGGGGACAGGTACAAAAAAATGCTGATCAATAACAAGATAATTTTAATTAACATCATTAAGCTTGCAAAATATTGCAATGTAACCATTTTAaatggctatttttttaaatactgtttgcTAATTACCCAAATGCCATCCTCCCCTATTTAATTCATCAGAAATAGATGAACTGGCCAACTTTATTAGACACTTCAAATTTACATTCTTGAGGGGACAGTTGCACGTAAGACTGAAATGAGCTAGATACCTCTAAATTTGTGGATGCAAGGGATTTCTACCACCACTGAAAAATACTTGAGTATtaacacagaggaa
This portion of the Balaenoptera musculus isolate JJ_BM4_2016_0621 chromosome 18, mBalMus1.pri.v3, whole genome shotgun sequence genome encodes:
- the KATNAL1 gene encoding katanin p60 ATPase-containing subunit A-like 1 isoform X4 — protein: MPHPNPTWTAAKRSVDLRHLGLRKMNLAEICDNAKKGREYALLGNYDSSMVYYQGVIQQIQRHCQSIRDPAVKGKWQQVRQELLEEYEQVKSIVSTLESFKIDKPPDFPVSCQDEPFRDPAVWPPPVPAEHRAPPQIRRPNREVRPLRKEMPGGGARGPVGRAHPISKSEKPSTSRDKDCRARGRDDKGRKNMQDGASDGEIPKFDGAAYDKDLVEALERDIVSRNPSIHWDDIADLEEAKRLLREAVVLPMWMPDFFKGIRRPWKGVLMAGPPGTGKTMLAKAVATECGTTFFNVSSSTLTSKYRGESEKLVRLLFEMARFYAPTTIFIDEIDSICSRRGTSDEHEASRRVKSELLIQMDGVGGALENDDPSKMVMVLAATNFPWDIDEALRRRLEKRIYIPLPTVPYSRCGHFFRLRRFLCAPAS